TCTGAGGTGCAGATGAGTGGGACCACGAGTTGCTCAACATCGGAGGTACCTCCAAAATTAATCACCAGCCATTCCCTTGTTAGGTACTGGCTTGGCTATTTTTGCTTATTATAGGTTTTCTCAATGAATTCAATTAATTATTATATTTATGACAAAAGTGGTTCAGGTTTTTATTAAGTATATTTTGTTACATTTATGATGGTGCTTAATTGTTATTTTATTAACATTTTATTAAAGTAATTTTAACTGAGTGTTAATTGAACATATCATAAACAATTTTGCTTACCTAGCTAAATATGTGCAAAAACTATCCAAAAAGTGCAGGAAATCAGAAAGAGTGTGGTTATTGTGATAGTCATAACAATATAAAAAATAAAGTTATTTTTATTTTATTTTAGTAATATATATATGATTAATCATGTTGTTGTCTCTGTTTGTATTTATGTTTTATAGTTGTTTGGTTGAATTATCTAGAATAAATAAATTTATTGAACTAAATGGCTAATCCCTTTTTTATTATAGGGTTAATTAGCTGTGACTTCATGATTTTACGCACTTTTTATATATTCCACTCTAGCATCCCCATTAAGCTATTTCTGCTATTGAATACTATTTACTTCTTGTTTTTATAAGCAATTTATCCTCTATGTGCAGGGCTTATCCACTCTCTGCATAAATCCAATTTACATGATTAATCATGGATTGACGTTTAATTAACAAAAAGGATACAACTAAGAAACACAAAAAATAAAAAAAACGTTCTGACGTTGACTGGTGAGGTTAAAATGGCTGAGCGCTCGTTTGTTCAAGAAGTTCAAAAATTACGACAAGGGCAAGGTGAGGTCTTCAGCGGTGAAGGTATCCTTGCGGTGACAAAAGCCTTGTTAGAGTCTGGTGTTTCCTATGTTGCAGGATATCAGGGAGCACCCATTTCACATTTAATGGATGTCCTGGCAGATGCGCAGGATATTCTGTCTGAATATGGTATTCGTTTTGAAAATAGTGCAAGTGAAGCCACCGCCGCCGCGACGCTAGCCGCTTCTGTTAATTACCCTTTACGTGGTGCGGTTACGTTCAAAGCAACAGTTGGGACAAACGTTGCTTCTGATGCCCTTGCAAACTTAGCATCAGGCGGTGTGTTAGGTGGTGCGTTGATTATTGTTGGGGAAGATTACGGCGAAGGCTCCTCAATTATGCAGGAACGTAGCCATGCTTTTGCGATGAAATCACAGATGTGGTTACTCGACCCTCGCCCGAATTTACCTTCTATTGTTCAAGCCGTTAAAGATGGTTTTGATTTGTCTGAGGCCAGTAATACGCCCGTTATGCTGCAAATGCGCATTCGTTCATGCCACGTTCATGGCCAATTTGTGTGTGCGGATAACCAACATCCTAAATTTACAGTTAAAGACGCACTTGAAAACCCAACTCGGGATGTGAGTCGGATTGTGTTACCGCCTGCGAGCTTTTTACATGAAAAAGAGAAAATTGAAGCGCGTTGGCCAGCCGCTGTTAAATTTATTCAAGAGCGTGAATTAAATGAGTTTTTTTCTGAGGACGCTGACGATGTCGGTATCGCGTTACAAGGTGGCTGTTATAACACGCTGATCCGCGCGCTCAACCAAATTGGTTTAGCGGATGTGTTCGGTAATAGCAAAATTCCGCTATATGTAATGAATGTGGCTTACCCACTGATTGACGATGAATTTGAACGTTTTTGTCGTAATAAAAAGGCGATTTTAGTGCTGGAAGAAGGGCAGCCTAATTTTGTTGAGCAGAATGTTGCCAATATTTTGCGTCAGCGGAGTATCGATATCGAATTACACGGTAAAGATATGTTACCGATGGCGGGAGAATACAACACTGCTACAGTGCTTGCTGGGTTACGTTCGTTTTTTGAAAGGCACGGCAAAATAGAGCCTCAAGTCAAAGCTGCAGCGAAACAAATCCGTATTCCAACAATCAACATTGCCGCTGGACAAGCTGAAGAATCCTTACCTGAATACGTCAATGCTGCTGAGCCAACACTCGATGAAACTGTACATGCGCGCCCACCAGGGTTTTGTACGGGGTGCCCTGAACGGCCTATTTTTACGGCAATGAAACTGGTTGAGCGTGAGCTTGGCGAACACCATGTCAGCGCCGATATCGGCTGCCACTTATTCTCTATTCTTCCACCATTTAATCTCGGTAATACAACGATGGGTTATGGCTTGGGGGGAGCTGGTGCCGCGGCATTAAATGCCAAAGCAGGGAAACGCGCAATTTCAGTAATGGGCGATGGTGGTTTTTGGCATAACGGCTTAACCAGTGGTATCGCCAATAGCGTGTTTAACCGTAGCGATAACTTAACCATTGTTATTGATAACAGTTATACATCAGCAACAGGTGGGCAAGATATTTTGTCATCAACAGCGCTGAATCCAACTCGCAGTACAGGCCATGAAATTGAAAAGGCTGTCAAAGGGGTCGGTGTGAATTGGGTGAAAACCATCAAGCGTACTTATGATCTAAAAACAATGACTAACACATTGCGTGAAGCGTTGACGACAGATGAAAAAGGGCCAAAGGTACTGATTGCACAAAGCGAATGTATGTTAAATCTGCAGCGCCGCGAAAAGAAAAAGGTTCGTAGTGATGTAGCCGCAGGAAAACGTGTTGTGCGTGAGCGCTTTGGTGTTGACCCAGATACTTGTACTGGGGATCATTCTTGTATTCGCCTTTCTGGTTGCCCGTCGTTATCAATAAAACCGAATCCAGATCCATTAAGAACAGATCCTGTTGCTACGGTGATGGATAGCTGTGTGGGATGCGGTTTATGCGGCGAGGTTTCACACGCGGCTGTTTTATGTCCTTCATTTTTTAAAGCCCAAATTATTACTAACCCAAATCGCTGGGACAAACTACGCCATCGTGTTCGCGGTTGGTTTATTGGCTATTTACAGCGTCGTGATGCACGTCGTCGTGAAGAACTTAGTTTCTAAGGGGGAACGAATGCTTTCATCTCCATCATCAATCACATTACAGCCTATTAAAATCGCCATCTTAGCCATGGGGGGTGAAGGCGGTGGCGTCCTCGCTGACTGGATTGTCAATTTAGGCGAAGAGAATGGTTATTTCGCACAAACCACCTCCGTTCCGGGAGTTGCTCAGCGTACAGGTGCAACGATTTATTATGTTGAATTGTTCCCTGGTGCTGATAACCCAGAAACGCCTGCACCTGTTTTGGCATTGATGCCAATGCCAGGCGATGTAGATGTCGTGCTTGCCTCCGAACTCATGGAGGCGGGTCGCTCCGTTCAACGTGGTTTTGTCACTCCAGAACGTACGACGTTAATTAGCTCCACACACCGTGTTTATTCTATTGCTGAAAAATCAGCGATGGGTGACGGGCGTGTTGATAGCCAAGCATTGATTCGCCATGCAGGCCTTGCGGCTCGCCAATTTATTCACTTTGATATGGCTCAAGCGGCGCAAGAAAGCGGTAGCGTGATCAGCGCAGTATTATTCGGTGCTCTATTTGGCTCAGGTGTTTTACCTTTTAGTCGCGTGCAATTTGAAGAAACCATCGTGCGTGGCGGTGTTGGGGTAAAACCTAGCCTACGCGCTTTTGCGCTCGGAGCTGAAAAAGCCGCGCAACCCGAAGAGGCATACCAAGCTCAGTCATCTCAAACCGTTTCTTCATCCCCCAAAAATAAACAAATTTCTGCCTTATTAGCGCGTATTAATAATGAATTTTCTCCTCATGTTCATTATTTAGCGACGGAAGGGGTTCGTCGGTTAATTGATTACCAAGACCCTGCTTATGCCTCGTTGTATTTAGACCGCCTTAACAACCTTTTTGCGCAAGAAGGTGGTCAAGACGAGCGTTTACAACGTGCACTTGTCCGCCACTTAGCATTATGGATGTCTTATGAAGACACCATTCGCGTGGCTGACC
The window above is part of the Providencia sp. R33 genome. Proteins encoded here:
- a CDS encoding thiamine pyrophosphate-dependent enzyme yields the protein MAERSFVQEVQKLRQGQGEVFSGEGILAVTKALLESGVSYVAGYQGAPISHLMDVLADAQDILSEYGIRFENSASEATAAATLAASVNYPLRGAVTFKATVGTNVASDALANLASGGVLGGALIIVGEDYGEGSSIMQERSHAFAMKSQMWLLDPRPNLPSIVQAVKDGFDLSEASNTPVMLQMRIRSCHVHGQFVCADNQHPKFTVKDALENPTRDVSRIVLPPASFLHEKEKIEARWPAAVKFIQERELNEFFSEDADDVGIALQGGCYNTLIRALNQIGLADVFGNSKIPLYVMNVAYPLIDDEFERFCRNKKAILVLEEGQPNFVEQNVANILRQRSIDIELHGKDMLPMAGEYNTATVLAGLRSFFERHGKIEPQVKAAAKQIRIPTINIAAGQAEESLPEYVNAAEPTLDETVHARPPGFCTGCPERPIFTAMKLVERELGEHHVSADIGCHLFSILPPFNLGNTTMGYGLGGAGAAALNAKAGKRAISVMGDGGFWHNGLTSGIANSVFNRSDNLTIVIDNSYTSATGGQDILSSTALNPTRSTGHEIEKAVKGVGVNWVKTIKRTYDLKTMTNTLREALTTDEKGPKVLIAQSECMLNLQRREKKKVRSDVAAGKRVVRERFGVDPDTCTGDHSCIRLSGCPSLSIKPNPDPLRTDPVATVMDSCVGCGLCGEVSHAAVLCPSFFKAQIITNPNRWDKLRHRVRGWFIGYLQRRDARRREELSF
- a CDS encoding indolepyruvate oxidoreductase subunit beta family protein codes for the protein MLSSPSSITLQPIKIAILAMGGEGGGVLADWIVNLGEENGYFAQTTSVPGVAQRTGATIYYVELFPGADNPETPAPVLALMPMPGDVDVVLASELMEAGRSVQRGFVTPERTTLISSTHRVYSIAEKSAMGDGRVDSQALIRHAGLAARQFIHFDMAQAAQESGSVISAVLFGALFGSGVLPFSRVQFEETIVRGGVGVKPSLRAFALGAEKAAQPEEAYQAQSSQTVSSSPKNKQISALLARINNEFSPHVHYLATEGVRRLIDYQDPAYASLYLDRLNNLFAQEGGQDERLQRALVRHLALWMSYEDTIRVADLKIRDSRFTRVRNEVQAKDNQLLDINEFMHPRIEEICETLPKNLGNWLMKPHWFHKALRKITQRGRTITTSSLWGFLQLYVLAAWRRGRRSTLRYQLENQRIEKWLAAVVDAARTNPALATEIAQCQRVVKGYSDTHARGLRNFQVLMDIITQQGSKLAPISLRELREAALADEHGKELQKCRQRLAMD